The Panthera tigris isolate Pti1 chromosome A1, P.tigris_Pti1_mat1.1, whole genome shotgun sequence region TACGTTTACCCCCTTCCTGTTGTAACATTCACTGTTTGGAATGATGAGCAATGACAGTGagaattattgttttttcttgagaaaactttcataggaataaaaatttaatcCGTTCCCTGTAATTAGGTTTCTATAATGTGCTCGCATGTTTTTGTATGGTTTTAGGAAGAGAGGATATAcgtggatattattttttttaagcaaaacaaaacaggcaatcTAATGAACTTTCACAGGCCAGCATCGATTTACGCAAGTAACACAAAGGGTCTTGTGTATGGTGAGTAAGTTCTGCTCAAATGACACTTActggtgattttttaaagttttattctaaAGAAATCTTTGTCCTGTGTTGTCTTCCTTTAACAGCCCACTTTTCCTGTAGGTCCCGCAATAGGGACAAATACGGCGATTAGCTTTGCTCCTTACTTAGCACCTGTAACCCCTGGAGTTGGGTTAGTCCCAACGGAAATTCTACCCACCACACCCGTTATTGTTCCCGGAAGTCCACCCGTCACTGTCCCGGGCTCAACTGCAACTCAGAAACTTCTCAGGACTGACAAACTGGAGGTACTTCATTATATTTGTGGTTTGAGATGCATCTGGGGTAGAGGTGTACTTCTGTGTAAGTGAATGCTTATAAGATATTAATTCAGTCTTGCAAAACAgccatgcacacgcacacacacacattcatctaAAAGCCATGCATTCGTAATTCTGTGGTTTCAATTTAAGGCAGAGTTATAAAGGAAATTAGTCTGTAGGGAAAGAATTAGTTTAGCACAAACAAAATTCAGCTGTTTGGAATGTGTGTTCAGgggcaaaatatttaacaaccagtGGAACACTGAATCAATCACTGTGTAGGCCATAGAGATGGCTCCTGAAGGCCTCCAGCTGTGCTGGCATTAACCTTTCATGGCTCCTGGAAAGGTCTGAGAATGGCCAAATCAGAAGAATTTGAAACACCTGGGGACAGGGGTAGGGGTAAGTGGAACTATGACTATTGACCATTTGGTATGAtcacatttcaatattttaagagCTAATATGGTTATATTGGAACGTTCCAGAATATCAGCCCTGGTTGTACTGTTGGTAAACAGGGGAACTGGAAGCTGGGCGTATTAAGTATTCATTGAGATATTTTCTTTAAGTTCAAGTGTTCGGTAAAAGTCAAGAAAACACGTTCGTATAATTATAGAAGATGATCTTAAGTCATAAGTCAAGCCAACCGTTACTGGGTAAACTTTCTCTTTAATCAGAGTAAGAGGATTTATCTTAGCTACTATATCCTGTGATATTTAATAGAGCACTTTATGCAGTAGTGTAGAGATtctgatagattttttaaagagctCCTTTAATTCCATTACCTATTTAAGTTGTTAGGTGATATATGTATGGTTAGGATGTACACGGTGCTTTACATTGGATCATTGGAAGATGTTCTTTCAATGTGCATTTGCTTAAATATTTACCCAATAAATCTTGAGGGCAATACAGTGTTGCTGCCTGGTATCAGCTTCAGTCTGGAGCATATGAATCCCAAAACGAAAAGACTAAAGACCCTAACACTGCTGTTTTGATCTAGCCTGCCCCTGTGAATATAGAACAGACCTTTCATGGTCTAGAAAAGTGTTTGGGGCTCCACCTGCTGGACCCATGGAGTGTTCAGTTCGTGACTGTGTggtttagaaaacaaattaaatcagCCGAGTTGGGAACAAATTGTCCTCCCCAACAGGACTGGTAgacaaaaacatagaaaaataatttacaatgaCTTTAGCAGGCCTTCATGAAGTTCATTTCAAGCCAGGAATGAAGCCGGCTTGTCCTGCACACGGCGACCCTTGGTAAAATGCTTGACGGCTGGTCTGTACCTCTGATGTGGTCTCAGACTGGAGGATTCCATTTAGAGAGGAAGGCTTACTCGGAATTGATGGGAACATCttagtagtttttatttgtacattttatgaACTAAAGATCGGAATATTGGCTTATATCCAAAGCAGGAGGAAATGATGAGCAATCTTGTGACTTCTGTGTTACCCTTCAAACCCTCTTGGCCACTGGTCGGTGAAACTGTGTTTCCCAAGTAAGTTTGACTGTCACAAAGCTTGACTGTCACATCAGTGACCCTTCATATAACGTCACTGATGGCCGAGATGCCAACCACCGCTTACTGGCTTTGGAATTAGAgcctaaaaggaaaataacttacAGTTTTACTCGTAGTTCTGTCCTGCTAATGATATTTATAAACCTAAGTGTTATGTCTATAGGTCAGTCATGTCATCTTATATTATCGATATTCAGGGCAGAATCAAGAATGCGCtttaaattctaaagaaaattttctttatacaATAAACTCTTGATGCATCGGAATTCTTAGGTGATGGAGCATTTAGGGTAACTAAGGATTAAGGACTAAAAAAGCAATAGCAACAACACATGAGTACTTGGAACTctattcctccttccctccacttatttctttccccttcttcccatatttctctttttgtcttttctttgtttttttatcttcttccggtgccatcaaaaataataatagagtgATCTTAAATGCAAGTTTCAACGTCTCAGCCTCGATTGTTCTGACTTATGATTATAAGCGTAAGTTATCTTTTTAGAGCCCGGGAGTCCTAGGGGAAAACAGGAGTATTCAGATTCACCCCACCCACTTGCCATCCTCGGAGAAGGAACAAGCTTGTTTCCCCCAATCCCTTCTGGAGTTGTACAGCTGTGACCTGGTGGCTTGACCTGTGAGGAAACTATCCCTCcgtgcaaaacaaacaaacaaacaaacaaacaaacaaaaaactatggcATCCCAGGGTTGTCAGAGTAGGAAAAGATTTGGATGTGCTTACAGATGTCCAAATTATATACTAGATGTcgttaaatacatatattatgtcCTAATTATTAGAGATGTGTATACACTAGCCCAGGGACAAATGGAggctttgttgatttttgttattttagcgAAAACTGCGcattttgacttattttctcAACAGAGTCCCACCCCAGCAAAGAGGGCGAAGCAAAACTCAAATTAGTTTGTCAGGGACTCTGGTTACTTGAGCTCTGCACAGCAAATTTCTAGTGAAACGGCACGAAAGCCcccattaaaagaaaggaaaagcatttattccttttttgtttttttcaacgtAAATGGCTGCGCTCGCAGAGGTAGTTCCCGACGGCCATCAGCCTCTCTTCTGCATCGTCTGCTTCTCCCCCCTGTGTCCTAGGTATGCAGGGAGTTCCAGCGAGGAAACTGTGCCCGGGGAGAGACCGACTGCCGCTTTGCACACCCCGCAGACAGCACCATGATCGACACAAACGACAACACCGTAACCGTTTGTATGGATTACATAAAGGGGCGTTGCATGAGggagaaatgcaaatattttcaccctCCTGCACACTTGCAGGCCAAAATCAAAGCTGCGCAGCACCAAGCCAACCAAGCGGCGGTGGCCGCCCAGGCAGCCGCGGCCGCGGCCACAGTCATGGTAAGTGAGGCGCGCCCGCCGCGCACCTTCCTCCGCCCGGGAGCCCTTGGCGCCGGGCGGCGCTTTCCCCGCGGGATTCAGACGCTCTCCCAAACGATCGGGACCTAGGGAAGGCTGCTATTCCTGCTGCTCCGCTGCCTAAGTTCTGTTGTTGTTTCCCccccgttttgttttgttttgttttgttttgtttccccctccttccctccttcagcaCAATAAGTAAATCCCTCGGGCGCAGGGAACCCCGGCGAGGCGTCAGCGCCCCGCCCCGGGGCCCGTCCTGCTGAGAGTCCGGCCTGCGCTGGCCTGGACTCCTCCTGGGAGCGGGCTCCGTGGCCGGCGCCGGCGGGAAGGTGGGCTGCAGAGCTTAGCGGAGGGAAATGCGGCTGAGCGCTGCGCggccctgggggcggggaggctaGCAACAGGTGACCAGTGACGGGCTCTTCCTACTCctgttccccccgccccaccccgtcCTTCAAactatccccccccccctcccccgtaaATGCAATTGTCTGCAGAACATCCAGTCACGAAACAGATGAAAATGGAGCTGCACTGACTGGTGCtttaaaagggggaggggggggggggcgggtaacaCAGCCTGGAGTCCCTGAGTCACTGTACTGTCCCTTAGAGACCAGCTGTCTCTGccacctcctcctgctcctcctctccactcttcctcctcaccatcatcatcatcatcatcatcatcatcatggctGGGGAGCTGTTACAGCTCCagactctcaggccccaccccagacctttGGGATCAGAATTCTAATTCTAAAATATGCTCAGGAGGGGTTGTATCCACATTAACAGTTGACAAGCACCTGCCTGGAACACTGGTTCTCAAACGTGGCTATGTTTTGGAATTACCTGAGGGGTCTTAAAAGATTTCAACACCGGTCCTTTCCCCCAAAGTTTCTTATTTAATTTGTCTGGGTGTGGCCTGGGCGGTGGCCGTTTTTTTGGAAACTCTCATGGGATTCTCCTGTGCAGCATGAGAACCATCACACTAGGCTGTAGAAATTTCTAGTTAATTTGTTTTAACACGAGGTCTCTGGCTTATCAGAAGCTCACTTTACTATATGATAGACACTgcgcattcactcattcattgaaaacatttaagtttttttaatgtttatttatttttgagagagagagacagagcacaggcagaggagggacagagaaagagagagggagacacagaagcaggctccagactctgagctgtcagcacagacagagcccgaggtccatgaaccgcgagatcgtgacctgagccaaagtccgacgcttaaccaactgagccacccaggcgcccccaaaacattTAATGAGACCTGCCATGCAGCAGACACTTGCTGGGAACATACACACATTAAGAGGGCTTCCTTACCCTCAAGGAGCTTGGAGTTTAGTGAGAGCAACACTGCTGCTCAGGGATGATGGAAATGCATAATGGGTCCCAGCGGGGAACGAAAGACTCGGTGGCCAATGCTCCCTCGGAAGAGACAGACGGGGCTTCAGAGATGAAAGGTGTACTTTAATAAAACAGTATTCTAACTAGCGACTGCCACCCCACACTTGGATAACTGATCAAAATGCAAGCGTAGCTGTTACACGTAAAAAGCTCCTATTATTCAACATTCTTcccacaaatgtttttaaaggccTGGCCCTGTGAGTGCCGGGGATACAGAGagaagagcacagagcctgccctcACGTGATGACCGCGTTGGGCGCGGTATGTGGTCACACAGACCCTTCCGATCGGATCCTGTTCCCAAGAGGCTTGAGCACTGGCCCTCCGTCTCCCATGGTTTCTCCTCAGAGTCTCTGAGGCTTTGGTGCTTTTGCCTCACATCTTCTTAGTCTTATGTCCCCAGACAGAACAGTGATTTTTCTGAATGTGTGAGTTTCTATATACATGCACAGGTGTATGCAACCACAAGAGAGAGAGTCTGTCGTACAATATAGagaaattctccctctcttttgttcTAGTAAAAGAGCAGTTTGCAAAACTGATTGTAATTGGGAACCGAACGGGGGTGGGCGTGGGGAGGAGAGTAAATTGGTTACTTAATGCTGATGGAAAAGGAACTCTTCTAGTGAGCAAGTGAGGTCTTTTCTACCTTTCTCCTATGTGGAATCTGTCTTCCCATCCTCTTAGTGAAGATCTCATCCTATAGAAGtgaaagcctgggtggctcagacggttaagcatctgactcttgatttcagctcaggtcatgacctcatggtttgtgggatcaagccccacttcgggcttgggatggcagtgtggagcctgcctgggattctctctctcccaatctctctctttctgccccctcctgtctctcaaaaataaatttaaaaaacttaaaaaaaaacaaaaacgaagtAAAACTGTTTTTTCATTGCAATCGTTGTTTTAGGCCAGCCCCAATTTATCCTAACTGGTGTATTGACAGTTAGGcccaaagaacacattttttcctCTGAGGACTGCGGTTGCAGGAGACAAAAACCCAACCGAAGTAgctgaaataaaaactttggaCTTCGTGCGGTGCCCTCCAAAGGGAGTAGAAGTAAAACAGAGATCAGGATGCCTGCATCCAGAAACTAGAAAACCAgtaggtctctctttttttctcttttctgcctctcttgGTATATCAACTCTGTTTTCTAAGACCAAGTTCTCCAATGCAACATTGACCACGGCTCCAGACCCCTATAGGGATACGTTCTTATGTCTTTCGACAAGAGAGAAAACAGTATCTACTACAGCAGTTCtaattagaaaaactaaaaaagcaatTAAAGGTCATTTTGGGGGCTGTCTTCATGGTTAGAGTACGAGCGTGCTATGATTGGCTCAGCCTGGGTCACGACAGCCGTCTCTGGCCACTGGGGTAGGCGACGAGGTTCTGGGAATATGAAAAAATTAGTCCCTCTATCTCAAATACCTGTTGATACAACAAGCCACTGGTAGTAATAGTGACCTTAGGGCTAAGCCCTGAATTTATCTGAGTCTTGATTGTATCTGGCTGTTTATTAGAAGTAGCAATTGTAATGTccactatctatctatctatctatctatctatctatctatctatccttcaGTCACTGAAGGAACAATGCAGCCACTCTATGTCAATGGTAGGTGACTTGGGTTGGTGGGGATAAGAGAAGACATAGGCATTTACACAAACACGTCCTTCCTCAGCTTGGTATTTTAAAGTCAAGACTCCTTCTCTGTGTGTGCTTCTGCGTGCCCTTCTGCGCATTTTCACATCACACTTACCAAGATGCATAGAGGTATTGCAGTGGATGTCAGTGTATGTAGTTACCGTATTTTCCCAGATAGTTATACTGTACCCAAATTTGGAGTTCTGATATTTCAGGGGATCTTGCAACATCGTCAAAGACAAGCCAAAGGAATGTAGTTTCAGAAGAAAAGCCAGCTTCTTTCTGACAATGACATGAAAATTATTGAGTCTGTCATGTCTTTTTAGTTGAAGTGAGAGGCTTATGTGAACCCACTGAGATGCAGTTGGGTAAAGTCAAAGTATTCTTACTCTAGGAGCAAGAATGCCCAACACACGGGAAAAAAccctcttattttatttccttacttaaaagaacaaatgagagTGATGATTGCAGTCAGAAGATCTTAATATTCCATTCACCTGGGCTCCATGTCTGAACACAAAGAATTTCTGTAATGCAATTTGTATTATTGTCCAGGGATTTCCCCTTCTTTTGATTAATTGGACCCTGAAACACATTTAAAGCTTTGATTCCAGAAAAGgagacatttatttcctttagagCCTTATTCTTTCATAATACGTCTTAAAACGTGGGCCTCATCCtcaccagaatttttttaaatgtgaaaacaagGCAGACAGAGCGTCTCTCTGGTAATTTTCACACAAAGGGTATGTGATCTTTAAGCAAGCCGTCTTTCTTCACAATCCTACAACATGGGGCTACATGGGAGAGTCCTGTTTTGTGAAAGGAAACGGGGCCAGCTGCCGTCAGCTAGATAAGCTTCAACCGTTCAAGAAAACATGTACAGGAACTTTGAATTCCATCCTATTTGTCTACATCCCTTTCTTCCACAAGAAGGCAGCAGCTCTGATTATTGTCACCGGGGTTTTCTGACTCCTCAGAGTTGGTCTTCGCCCACAATGCCTGGCATGGGCCCTTGGTTTGCGTGCCTTGACTCGCGGTTGAGTTGTTCTTTGAGCCAGAGAAGGAAATATCTGGCTGGATGTACACAAAACTGCAGGTGGTCCAGAAAGGGCAGAGGGTCCAAAACGTTGTTGAGGCCAGCAGGAATGGATGCCAAGGGTCCGGCACATAGTCGAGGCCCAAATAAAGAACTTCTTTCTCTGCTTAGGTACCTAACGAAGCTTCTAAGACCAGCCATGCTTGGTGATCTCTAAAGTCTAGTCTAAGCCTGAAGACCTTTCAATGTAGGTAAACATATGACAGCAGTCAAGTCATTCTTCTACCGCAGAGTATCTCTGTGTTACAAAGCCATACTATAACGTGGTTATTAATCCATACagattttttaagctttattctACGCATGTGCTTCAAAGCATGAGGTGTGCAAGATACTAATATGTATGCCCAACCTTTGAAAACTTACTGTTTCCTTGACAAGACatgatatggggcgcctgggtggctcagtcggttaagtgtctgacttttgactttggctcaggtcacggtctcacggttcgtgagttggaaccccacatcgggctctgcgctgacagtgtagagcctgcctgggagatgttttatttatttataaataaatataaacttaaaaaaaaaggaaaagatttttttctaggaTATTTTTCTAAGATATTTGTGTCTAGGAAAGATAACTCACAGTATGCAGTGGGAGAAAAGGAGATGCTGGCCAGCTCAGTTTAGAGCTCTCAGTGTCCTCACATTGCTAGGTTCTTCTGATTTCTGTGGACATGAACTTTCATCAAtctaagatcagaaaaaaaagagcattaacCTTCCAGGTGAGGATCCTAGGGAGACATGtttgctatttcttcttctaCTTGGAGACGTCATTGAATGATGCTTTGTTCAATCAAAATTTCATTCATAAACGCCATCCTTTGGAGACATAATCACTCTTGCAGTTAGCATAGCAGACAAAATCAACCCAACAGTAGACCTGCTTTGGAACTCCCAAGgactggaaaagggaagagaagaactgAGTCCAGAACGTTGAGACCAAACTGATTCTGAGTTTGTGTTCTCGGTGCACTTTGTGAGAACGGGCTGTGCAGCCTTATACAGTTAGCACAGACGAATTTAAGCTTAAAGAAACGCATTATCAAGCAGTGTCGAGACTCTGCAGCAACCGAAGATCTTAAATAATGTGGTGTCATGGAAGTTACATAATGGGGAACTTACGTCtgaagaaagaatatccagtacAAAGAAGCTTTCTTATTGTGAGGCTCTCtgggttttaaaaatgttgtaattCTACTTCCAGAAcactctttttatattatttgatgGCCTCTATTAAGACTGCCTTCCCAAACATTTGTCTGTTGGACATTCTAAATCTCTTCTCTGCCTTCAATCCTTTCCTCACCCACTTTCTTTCTGCCTACCTTGCCCTTCTTTACCTCCTGGCACCTCTATACTTTTGATCTCGAATCATCAAATGATGATGAAAAGAGCTCTGTCTGCAGAGGAAAATATCATTAACTGTTTCCCATTTTGAGAGTTTAGTAGTACCTCATATTATTGCAAATGCCATGGTTCCAGCTCAGAACTTTAGAATATCACGTTTTGTATTGGTTACACAAACCTTAGGGATTTACCTATTGTGCTACCCATTGAAAAAGgggtatttcattttttatttgcattggAGCtactccttttgttttatttttattttcacagaattCCATCATAGAATTTCCCATTTTTTACAGGAATAGGAACATTTTTTCACCGTGGTCTAAATcgatatttgttattatttcagCTGCTTAAATGAGACAGTCTGCCCCCAAATATGGTTATAagctaaaaatattattttacatctAATATTTCAAGCAGtccttggctattttttttaGCTGTTTGCTCTTTTTAGCTGTTGTAACTTGTTCTAGCCACGAGTTCCACTTCTCATTAACTGGGTTGGTCACTGATTATAGCTgaaattacaaatagaattatTAAATAGAGATTATTCTGATACCTGAGAACACTAAATACCTTTTTAAAGGGTATTTTCTTAGCATAATCCGGTAAGTTGTTTGAGATAAATTGaattataatttcaaatgtaGTGGAAAACACAGAATGGATGATAAGTTAGTCATTAGAAACAGTACAACGGGATGAGAGTgggaaatttgagaaacttactATTCAAATTCAAAACTTGTTAAGTTTGGAACCTTATTCCGTGTTGCCAGATCCATGCTAGCAGAGTGAAGAGAAGAATTGAGACAATTATCCACATGATTCAGACAAAAAATTAAGATCCAAACCCAAACAGTTTTGCCCAAATAATCttgtgtttgaatatttttttgcCTGAATTTTTTGTCTCAGTTTGCCACTTCATTTTGTTAGGCTAGATCTtcattaacaattatttttctgaacATTAAAGATAATATCTTTTTCTCACTTGGATCTTCCACTTAGTACATTCGTTATTTTACGTTTGGAAACTAACTTATCAGAAGTTCATCAATCCTATGGCCCTTgaaagttttgcattttttttctgaagcaatATAAAAAATGCTTATGGTGTGTATGCAAGCTGCTGTTTTAATTAACTTTCCTGAATTTCAAACATCTATATTTTACTCTCTTATATGCTTTTAACTAAGGTATAGTAGATGCATTTTTGCTTCAATACTAATTTAAGGTGTAATATTCATTTCTTTAgagaacatttttgttgttgtgcaTGCCTAGTGTTTTGTACGTTGTATATtgcattcagaatatttttttccttctcacctATCCACAATGCAATGCCGTTCCCATGATGCACCTCTGCTTGCTGTTTACCTGTATGTTAATTCGCTTGAATCCCATTGGCCCACTGCCATCATGTGCTCGCTGCCTGTTATTAAAAGACTCAGTCGACTGCCAAAGCAATGAAGCGACCTCTCGAAGCATCTGTAGACCTGGTACTTTGACCTTTCACCTTTCGCTTTGCATGTAGCTTTTCAGAGAACCATCTGAGATTTGTATTACTTGTAAAAATTGGTTGCAaatgatcattattattaattaatggaaaaaaataaggtgtTTAGCCATCTCATTTTCATATGtaatatgtgaaataaattaatCCTAACCAATTTTAATACGTTTTCCAAAAGAGTGAAGCAAATTTAAATTACTTGCCTCGGAAAAATGCGCATTATAATTCTTATTAACCTTTAAATCCAAGAAATTGCCGTTTAGTTAAcgaagagaataggtattaataaTAACACAAATGCTTCTTTCCCCCCTTAGAATAGTTTAACTCGTTTTAAAAGCtgaagtcattttttatttttttattattatttatttatttatttatttatttatttatttattttggtgttgcttgatagtttttcttttccttagttgAGATGCTACCGTTTTGGGTTACAGAAATCATGCTTCCGCTCTCAATAACAAATTCTCACTCATTCGACATTGCCGCTGTTTAAATTAAGGTGCATGGCAGAGGCATCTCCTTAGCtgtcattttgaaagagaatgttgGACTTGATGATCTCTGTGGACACGGAAGGTGTGGTTACTTTGAGTTATACATGTCCTGTCCGATTCTTTCCTCATAGGCCTTTCCCCCCGGTGCTCTTCATCCTTTACCAAAGAGACAAGCACTTGAAAAAAACAACGGTGCCAGCACGGTGTTCAATCCCAGCGTGCTGCACTACCAGCAGGCTCTCACCAGCGCCCAGCTGCAGCAACACACGGCATTTATTCCAACAGGTACGTGCCCTGACAGCTCCAAGTCCCGTGTCCGTGTGCCCTTCCGGTCATGTGCTTTCTCCTCATCCCTCAAAGCTGTTCGGTGGCATCTAGTTTGCTTGTAAAGGTACAGTCAATACAGCCTGAAACTCATCATTGTCCTAGCTAGCTAGATACATTTACTTTGCTTGGATGATAGCGAAAGACTGTCAGGTTTCTAAAGCCAAATATTTTAGAGAGTTGAGTGACAGACTGAACCTGTGAGACGCAAAGAGTGGTCAGTTAGGCCTCTTGGTTTCTTGTATCTGCACATGCTGTGTAAAATTGTTTATGTCAGTAGGGCCTTTTTATGTGTGACAGTTCAGATTTGTCATTAACCCTGAATGACCTAAAAATAGCAATTCCAGTAAATactaacctttttttcccctattcctATTCAGAGCACTAAACAAAAAACCAAGGCTGTTCAAATTAAAGCGATCTTCTTCTCATATTTTacatccattctctctctttctccatcgtTCTCAGCTTCACCAAGTGCACAAATAGATAGGGCTCTTACTCGCAGTTTCTGAGCCAATGCCTGATAGTGTTAGCTGCTCAGGTCCATTAACTGTATCATTCCACTAAAAGATGAATTCTATTAATCACAGAATCTCGAAGTTTAAAGGATTCTTAGTGATCTCCTCATCCAGTCaatcgttttacagatgagaaaactgaggcccccTAAATGTGAGGTGACTTCCCAAGGTGGCACAGCTAATGAGACAAGGACCCATCACCTAGTTTCCCCGTGACCGGTCCGACGTACCGGGACATGACACCACGCGGCTTCCGTATGTGGAGTCACAGAGTTCTCCCTTACAGCTCGGCAGTCATAAAACATCAGATAGAAGCGAAGAAGCAGAAGTGCAAAGCATGCCAACCCTCCTCCTTTTTGTACCCACCTCCCTGACCCCAGACCTACACACACCATATACGAACACAAAGTCATCATATATTGACCATGGTATTGACTTTTTAGTCTGTGTTAGAAGCAGGGATAatgtcctcaaaataaataaagtctcctcccactgtttaaaaaaaaagcgaAGAAGAAGAATCAGAGAGTAACTTAGGCTTTTGTGAGAAGACGGTCCACTGAGTTCTTAGTTCGGAAGTCAAAATTTGCATCCCATGATAGTGACTGGAAGGCAAATATCGATGAACAACAGTTTTGTCCAAAAGAGCTTGTTGGTCCTAATCCACATGATTGGActttttgggtttcttttccatttctttaaatcctgTAGCATATCAGGAATTAACGTGGGAGGGAGCAGAATCGctatttctgtggtattctttGTGT contains the following coding sequences:
- the MBNL2 gene encoding muscleblind-like protein 2 isoform X3, whose amino-acid sequence is MALNVAPVRDTKWLTLEVCRQFQRGTCSRSDEECKFAHPPKSCQVENGRVIACFDSLKGRCSRENCKYLHPPTHLKTQLEINGRNNLIQQKTAAAMLAQQMQFMFPGTPLHPVPTFPVGPAIGTNTAISFAPYLAPVTPGVGLVPTEILPTTPVIVPGSPPVTVPGSTATQKLLRTDKLEVCREFQRGNCARGETDCRFAHPADSTMIDTNDNTVTVCMDYIKGRCMREKCKYFHPPAHLQAKIKAAQHQANQAAVAAQAAAAAATVMAFPPGALHPLPKRQALEKNNGASTVFNPSVLHYQQALTSAQLQQHTAFIPTDNSEIISRNGMECQESALRITKHCYCTYYPVSSSIELPQTAC
- the MBNL2 gene encoding muscleblind-like protein 2 isoform X1, whose protein sequence is MALNVAPVRDTKWLTLEVCRQFQRGTCSRSDEECKFAHPPKSCQVENGRVIACFDSLKGRCSRENCKYLHPPTHLKTQLEINGRNNLIQQKTAAAMLAQQMQFMFPGTPLHPVPTFPVGPAIGTNTAISFAPYLAPVTPGVGLVPTEILPTTPVIVPGSPPVTVPGSTATQKLLRTDKLEVCREFQRGNCARGETDCRFAHPADSTMIDTNDNTVTVCMDYIKGRCMREKCKYFHPPAHLQAKIKAAQHQANQAAVAAQAAAAAATVMTQSTAKAMKRPLEASVDLAFPPGALHPLPKRQALEKNNGASTVFNPSVLHYQQALTSAQLQQHTAFIPTDNSEIISRNGMECQESALRITKHCYCTYYPVSSSIELPQTAC
- the MBNL2 gene encoding muscleblind-like protein 2 isoform X5 — encoded protein: MFGPYRRRQDKTGRCSRENCKYLHPPTHLKTQLEINGRNNLIQQKTAAAMLAQQMQFMFPGTPLHPVPTFPVGPAIGTNTAISFAPYLAPVTPGVGLVPTEILPTTPVIVPGSPPVTVPGSTATQKLLRTDKLEVCREFQRGNCARGETDCRFAHPADSTMIDTNDNTVTVCMDYIKGRCMREKCKYFHPPAHLQAKIKAAQHQANQAAVAAQAAAAAATVMTQSTAKAMKRPLEASVDLAFPPGALHPLPKRQALEKNNGASTVFNPSVLHYQQALTSAQLQQHTAFIPTDNSEIISRNGMECQESALRITKHCYCTYYPVSSSIELPQTAC
- the MBNL2 gene encoding muscleblind-like protein 2 isoform X2 — its product is MALNVAPVRDTKWLTLEVCRQFQRGTCSRSDEECKFAHPPKSCQVENGRVIACFDSLKGRCSRENCKYLHPPTHLKTQLEINGRNNLIQQKTAAAMLAQQMQFMFPGTPLHPVPTFPVGPAIGTNTAISFAPYLAPVTPGVGLVPTEILPTTPVIVPGSPPVTVPGSTATQKLLRTDKLEVCREFQRGNCARGETDCRFAHPADSTMIDTNDNTVTVCMDYIKGRCMREKCKYFHPPAHLQAKIKAAQHQANQAAVAAQAAAAAATVMTQSTAKAMKRPLEASVDLAFPPGALHPLPKRQALEKNNGASTVFNPSVLHYQQALTSAQLQQHTAFIPTVPMMHSATSATVSAATTPATSVPFAATATANQIILK
- the MBNL2 gene encoding muscleblind-like protein 2 isoform X4, whose translation is MALNVAPVRDTKWLTLEVCRQFQRGTCSRSDEECKFAHPPKSCQVENGRVIACFDSLKGRCSRENCKYLHPPTHLKTQLEINGRNNLIQQKTAAAMLAQQMQFMFPGTPLHPVPTFPVGPAIGTNTAISFAPYLAPVTPGVGLVPTEILPTTPVIVPGSPPVTVPGSTATQKLLRTDKLEVCREFQRGNCARGETDCRFAHPADSTMIDTNDNTVTVCMDYIKGRCMREKCKYFHPPAHLQAKIKAAQHQANQAAVAAQAAAAAATVMAFPPGALHPLPKRQALEKNNGASTVFNPSVLHYQQALTSAQLQQHTAFIPTVPMMHSATSATVSAATTPATSVPFAATATANQIILK